One region of Nycticebus coucang isolate mNycCou1 chromosome 10, mNycCou1.pri, whole genome shotgun sequence genomic DNA includes:
- the DTL gene encoding denticleless protein homolog isoform X3, translated as MFNMTGLKTSPVAIFNGHQNSTFYVKSSLSPDDQFLVSGSSDEAAYIWKVSTPWHPPTVLLGHSQEVTSVCWCPSDFTKIATCSDDNTLKIWRLNRGIEEKLGADKLSTVGWASQKKKEARASLVTVTSSQSTPAKAPRVKSSPSISSPSSAACAPSCAGDLPLPSNTPTFSIKTPPAKTRSPISRRGSVFSVSPKPPSSFKMSIKNWVTQTPSSSPPITPPASEMKITSPRKALIPVSQKSSQAEACSESRNRVKRRLDSSCLESVKQKCVKSCNCVTELDGQVENLHLDLCCLAGNQEDLSKDSLVPAKSSKIEGASTSISEPPSPVSPYASEGCGTLPLPLRPCGEGSEVVGKENSSPENKNWLLAMAAKWKAENSSPRSPSSQTPNSRRQSGKSAPGLVTITPSSMRKICTYFHRKSQDDFCSPEHSTEL; from the exons ATGTTTAATATGACAGGATTGAAGACTTCTCCAG TGGCTATCTTTAATGGACATCAGAACTCTACCTTTTATGTAAAATCCAGTCTTAGTCCAGATGACCAGTTTTTAGTCAGTGGCTCAAGTGATGAAGCTGCCTACATCTGGAAG GTCTCCACACCCTGGCATCCTCCTACTGTGCTGTTGGGTCATTCTCAAGAAGTCACGTCTGTGTGCTGGTGTCCATCCGACTTCACAAAG ATTGCTACCTGTTCTGATGACAATACACTAAAAATATGGCGCTTGAATAGAGGCATAGAGGAAAAACTGGGGGCAGATAAACTTTCCACAGTCGGTTGGgcgtctcagaagaaaaaagaggctAGAGCCAGCCTAG tAACAGTAACGAGTAGCCAGAGTACTCCTGCCAAAGCCCCCAGGGTAAAGAGCAGTCCGTCCATTTCTTCCCCATCTTCTGCAGCTTGTGCTCCAAGCTGTGCTGGAGATCTCCCGCTTCCTTCAAATACTCCCACATTCTCTATTAAAACCCCTCCTGCCAAAACCCGATCTCCCATAAGCAGAAGAGGCTCtgtcttctctgtctctcccaagCCACCCTCATCTTTCAAGATGTCAATTAAAAACTGGGTGACTCAAACACCTTCCTCATCACCACCTATCACTCCACCTGCTTCTGAAATGAAGATCACATCTCCAAGGAAAGCCCTTATTCCTGTGAGCCAGAAGTCATCCCAAGCAGAGGCTTGCTCTGAGTCTAGAAATAGAGTAAAGAGGAGGCTAGACTCAAGCTGTCTGGAGAGCGTGAAACAAAAGTGTGTGAAGAGTTGCAACTGTGTGACTGAGCTTGATGGCCAAGTTGAAAATCTTCATTTGGATCTGTGTTGCCTTGCTGGTAACCAGGAAGACCTTAGTAAGGACTCTTTAGTTCCTGCCAAATCAAGTAAGATTGAAGGAGCTAGTACAAGTATCTCAGAGCCTCCTTCTCCTGTCAGTCCTTATGCTTCAGAAGGCTGTGGAACGCTTCCTCTTCCTTTGAGACCTTGTGGAGAAGGGTCTGAAGTGGTAGGCAAAGAGAATAGCTCCCCAGAGAATAAAAACTGGTTGTTGGCCATGGCAGCCAAATGGAAGGCTGAGAATTCATCACCTCGAAGTCCATCCTCCCAGACACCCAATTCCAGGAGACAGAGCGGAAAGTCAGCACCAGGCCTG GTCACCATTACTCCCAGCTCCATGAGGAAAATCTGTACATACTTCCATAGGAAGTCTCAAGATGACTTCTGTAGTCCTGAACACTCAACAGAATTATAG